Proteins from one Archocentrus centrarchus isolate MPI-CPG fArcCen1 chromosome 8, fArcCen1, whole genome shotgun sequence genomic window:
- the LOC115784058 gene encoding interferon-induced protein 44-like: MADHSHDCFYVTRPEMFYPFVFTDIMGLQKNTEGGAGVGDIKLAMKGHVKDGYKFRGECPLSEDDRDYNEGPTLNDKVHVLVCVICASTVNILSDEIIRKMRDVRLAASDMGIPQMAILTHIDEACPEVKADIRNVYKSSYLKEQMEKVTVSLGIPLYCIFPVKNYHSEIHIDDNIDTLILSALKQMIYFGEDFVNNLKTC, translated from the exons ATGGCAGACCACAGCCACGACTGCTTCTACGTGACCAGACCAGAAATGTTTTATCCTTTTGTCTTCACTGACATTATGGGCCTTCAGAAGAACACAGaaggaggagctggggtggGAGACATCAAATTGGCCATGAAGGGACATGTGAAGGATGGTTACAAG ttcAGAGGTGAATGTCCATTATCTGAGGATGATCGTGACTACAATGAAGGGCCCACTCTAAATGACAAAGTTCATGTTCTGGTTTGTGTGATTTGTGCCAGCACAGTAAATATCCTGAGTGATGAAATAATTCGAAAAATGAGGGATGTCAGACTTGCAGCCAGTGACATGG GGATTCCCCAAATGGCAATTCTTACCCATATTGATGAAGCCTGTCCAGAAGTCAAAGCAGATATAAGAAATGTGTATAAGAGCTCATACCTGAAGGAGCAG ATGGAGAAAGTGACTGTTTCACTGGGTATTCCACTGTACTGCATCTTTCCCGTGAAGAACTACCACTCAGAAATTCACATAGATGACAACATTGACACACTGATACTGAGTGCACTGAAGCAGATGATCTACTTTGGAGAGGACTTTGTCAACAACCTGAAGACCTGCTGA